From Balneola sp. MJW-20:
GACCCTGGTACAGCGGCATATTTTTAACATTAATACCTTTTCACGGATAAGCCTGACAGAAGAAGAACTGGTTATGGAACCCTTCGCCAGCGACTGGATCAGCGAACAGATCCGCAACCACCGTGTGAGGATCAAACATGAAGTAGTTAAAAATATTGCTGACGACGGGTCCGGGATCCTGATCACTGCTTCTACCAAAGAGCTGCAGGCTTTTGTGGAGAAATACAAAGATGAAGAGGATGCTTACGAAGATCCAATCAAACTCAAAAGAGTGACCAATGCAGTTCAGTAAGATCTTTAACGGGAGACTGCTCATGTACCTGATATTCTGGGCAGTCTCTTTTTATGTTTGTTTAGAGCTATTCTCACGGAACAACGAGATACAGCTCATTGATGTGATCTACGCCTTCCTGTTCCATATCCCTATGGTATTTGCTGTAACGGTCCACTCCCTCCATCATATACAGAATTTCCTGGCAAAACAGCGCTTTTTGGTATACGGATTTATGCTTTTTTTTCTGGTTATTGCCACCTTTTTCCTCTATGAATTCACTTTCGGACCTCTATCAAAATGGTTGTTTCCGGATTTCTATCTGGTGGGGGTCTTCAGCCCGGCGGAAGTGCTGGGTTTTACACTGATCTATCTGATACTCAGCTCTTCCCTGGAGTTTTCCCGAACCTGGTTCGGTGAGATAAAGGCTCGTACAAGAGTTGCAGAACTGGAAACTGAAAAGACTCTTTCCGAACTCAAAGCCCTTCGGGCACAGGTAAATCCGCACTTTTTATTCAATTCACTGAATGCCATATACGGTGAATCTCTAAAAGGGTCTGATAAAACACCCAAGCTTATCCTTCAGCTATCGGATATGTTACGATATGTGCTTGATAAGATGGATCTGGACAAAGTCCCATTGGAAGAGGAAGTTACCTATCTTAAAAATTATATAGATATGCAGAAACGGCGTCTAGATCATCCGGAGAAAGTGCAGTTTAATGTTGTTGGTGAAATTGCCGAAAACGAAATCTCTCCACTGCTGCTTATCAATTTCCTGGAAAACTGTTTTAAGCATGCAGACCTGCAGGACGTAAACGGATTTATTACTATCGATCTCAGGGTTAATGATGGTTCGCTTGAATTAAGTACACGAAATACCATACTAAAGCAGATCGACACCTTAGATAGCGGCACCGGACTTGGTATCGGAAATGCACAAAAAAGGCTGGAGCTGGCTTATCCTGATGCTTATACCCTGAACCTGTCTGATGACGGTACTTTATATGAACTCAATCTCAGAATGAATCTGTTAGCATGAAGTGTCTAATTATAGATGACGAACCGGCTGCCCGCGATATTCTCCGGACTTATATTGATGATGCACAGGAGCTCATACTGGCAGGTTCCTGTGCTAATGCTCTTGAGGCCCGCAGCTGGCTGGAAAATAATGATGCTGACCTGCTCTTTGTGGACATCAATATGCCCAAATTATCCGGTCTCAGTTTTATAAAGACCCTCAGTGATCCTCCGCTTATCATTCTCACTACTGCCTACTCAGAACATGCCCTGGACGGCTTTGAGCTGGGTGTGATTGATTATCTCCTGAAACCTTTTTCATTTGAGCGTTTCCTCCAGGCAGTGGATAAAGCCGGGAAGCAAAGCCGGCAAAAACGATCGAATGAAAGCCCCTCGGTTACTATAAAAGCCGATGGCAAGCTATTCCGGGTCCTGATAAAGAATATTTTATGTGCTGAATCTAAGGGGGATTATATTACACTTCATACTTCAGATAAAATGATCACCTTTTATAGCACCCTGACCCGTTTCCTTGAAGAGTGCCCGGTAGAGGACCTGATCCGTGTGCATCGCTCATGGCTGGTTAATCTTAACAATATCGACTATGTGGAAGGAAATATGATCCGGATTAAAGAAAAATCTATTCCTATCGGCAGTTCTTATAAAGATGAGTTCATGGAACGCTATCGTTGATAATTAAAAATTATGAATAGTAGTGATCGGCAGACTCTCCTGGAGTTATTTTGTTTATCAACGGTTTATAATTTGAATAGAATTAATTACATGAGGCAGTTACTGGGACATTATTAAAGTCCCTAAAAATCCTCTAATCTTTATCTATACTTCCGCAGTTTGATGCTGAATACGCATTATGATGCCTTTCAGATTGGTATTAATACCGCCTTTGTCTTTCCTGTTCACCTTGCATAGCTTATTCAGTACTTTAAGCTGTTCATAAATTCTAGAACCTTTTTTTATGCGGCATACTATAGCGCTTAGTTTGATTATTCTGGCTCTCGGCATTCTGAAAACCACAATGGCTCAGGTCAGTCAAGACCCGGATGAATTATACCGCCTGGCTCGAATTGAAGCTTTTGAAAACAAAAATTATCCCAAGGCTATAGAATTCGCTGAGAAAGCACTGGCTATTGCTCCGGATTATACCGAGTTGAAGGTGTTTCTCGGACGGGTCTATTACTGGGATGGTATGACTGAGCGTGCACTCAGGATTTTATCTGATGTGATTCAAAGTGCCCCTGATCAAATCCTGGCCAGGAGTAGTCTTGCAGATATTTATATTGAAACTAAACAGTATAAGGAAGCAGTACGTGTGCTTAAGCCAGGTATTGAGCGTTCTCCCACCAATACGGATTTCCTTTTCAAGGCAGGATACGCAGAAGAACTCGCGGGTGATCAGAAAGAGGCTATGCGTTATTACCGGCAGGTTGAAGAATTACAACCCACTTATCCTTTTTTATCCGATCGCATCAAGGGTCTGGGTACCCAGCAGTACCGATGGACTGCAACTACAGAACTGAGCTATACTGCACTGTCCAATAATTTTGACCCCTGGAAGCTGGGTGAGCTACGCATCTCACGAAGAACTTCTTTAGGAGCCTTCGGAGGAAGTTTTCAATATGGAGAACGATTCCGTCTTCAGGATCAGGAACTTGAACTATTTGCCTACCCGGTGATCAACCAGAAAACCTATGCATACCTTGCTGCCGCTTTTTCCTCTAATGAATTCTTTCCGGAATATCGCTTTGGAACCGCATTATACCGGGCACTTCCCAACAGGATCGAGGTGGGCCTGGGCTATAATTATTTTTCCTTTTCAGCCGGGAATGTGAACGTGATCAATGCTTCCATTTTAAAATTTACGACCCGCTATCGTTTCAATGCTCGTTTATTCTATGCACTTAGTGAACAGAATAACAGTCTGACCGGCCTGCTTTATGCACGCCGATATATACAATCGACCAATAATTTTATTGAACTAAGGGCAGGATATGGTTCTGCGGCAGTGGAATTCAATTCAGCAGCCGATATTGATCGGTTAAATTCATATGAGGCCGGCATTCAGGGACAATGGCAATTCAGCAGGCGGTTTCGGGGCAGGCTTGATCTGGGTTATTTTAATGAAGAGTTCCGCCAGAATACATCCCGTAACCGATATCAGTTTATGATATCCGTTGATTACCTGTTTTAACTCCTATCCGGCAGATAATTAAATAGATCCGGAATTAAAGACAGGTCGATCAGCAAAGAAAGTATAAGCAGTACCAGTAGCATTGGGATAAGTATCAACACCGACCAGTACCCTGCCAGCTTAAACTGCTTTAGCATATCAGAAGGTTTTCTTTTAGGGTTTTTATCCTCCTTTTTTGATTCCAGCCCCGAACGGATCATTTCACCCCATTCTTTATCTCCTTTCAGGAAGTCAACAAGACCGGTAAAGCGCCACCAGGTATGGATCTGTCTGAATCCAAGATTCTCCAGAAAAGCATACCAGGTCAGGATGAGAACGTCTTTGACTGAGGGGTATCTGCGATAGGTGAATTCTTCACAGATCACGGCTGATATAGAAAGGATCATGCCCAACAGGATCGCACTGCTAAGAAACAAAGTGGTAAATACCGGGTTAACATTACCGGCAAGAATAGTCAGAAAGAAATAAACAAAGCCGACAAATTCAAAAATAGGCCCGAGCAATTCCACAAAAAGAAAGTAGGGCATGGCCAGAAAGCCCAGCCTTCCATATTTTGGGTTAAAAAGCATCCCTTTATGGCGCCATAGGGTTTCAGCAAGACCCCGTTGCCACCGGTTGCGCTGACGTCCGAGCACCGGCCACTCATTAGGCACTTCGGTCCAGCACACAGGTTCAGGCAAAAACCTGATACTATAGGTCCGGTTTCGTGTTTTAAAATAGCGGTGAAGTCTCACTACCAGTTCCATATCTTCCCCTACGGTATCATGCAGATAGCCCCCGACCCTCATGACTGCCTTTCGGTCAAACACCCCAAAAGCCCCGGAGATGATCAAAAGGCTCTTTAAATAATCCCATCCAATTCTTCCGAAAAGAAAAGATCTCAGATATTCCACCGACTGTATTCTGCCCAGGTACTTTTTGGGTAAACCTACCTCTTTGACGATATAATCTTCCACCTTACAACCATTAGCGATACGAACTATCCCCCCCGCTGCTATCACATTTTCGTCTTCTACAAAGGCTTTAAGCATTTTCCGCAATGCTGTTGGATCCAGGATAGAATCGGCATCAATTGAACAGATGAGGTCCTTCGATGAAATGTTGATCCCGGCATTCAGTGCATCAGCTTTTCTTCCGTTTACCTTATCCACGACCTTCAGATTGGCGTAGCGTTCAGACTTAAACACCGATTTGATGGGTTTATGCTCCAGTTCCAGATGATCCGGGATTGGCACCGAATAAAGCTCAAAATGTTCAATGAGCTTCATAAGTGTATCATCGGTACTGCCATCATTTATGACCACTACTTCAAAATCGGGATACTGAAGCTGGAGTAAAGCTTCTATGGAGGAGACAATGTTCATCTCTTCATTATAGGCAGGTGCCAATATGCTAATCGGGGCATAGAGATCCGATTTAAACAGACCCGTAAGGTTAAACACCTCACTGTATCGCTTTTGTTTTTTAACAAAGATCAGCGATATCACCACCAGCATGATGTAGGTGAGGTTTACGAACACAAAGTAGAGAATGAAAAACCAATCCAGGGGTTCCAGAAAATTCAATATAGGCTCTATCAATGACTTCAGGTCCATATCAACTCATTTCATGTTCTACAATGTTGATCAGAGCACTTAATGATGCACTATCTTTGACGGGGGCTTGCGCAAGAATAGTCTCACCATCACAGCCTTCTTTCATCAGGTTTTCGATGATAAACAGGTTCAGTTCGGGATTCTTCTCTGACAAATGACCCAGCAGAAGCTGGATGATCCTGGGTGACTGAAATTTACTCAGAACATTGATAGCTGCCCGTTTTATCGTAGGTCTATTGTCATCCAGGTAAGGGATCAGGTCGTCAGTGGCGTCAAGATTAAAATAGTACCCTTGTGCCAGAATCAGTGCTTCTTTTACTTTTATATAATTCCAGGTCTGATTCTCTGACTTAAGCAATTGATAATATAGCTCTCCTAATCCTGCATAATTTATCTCTGAGGTCCCCAGAATAATCACTGCACGGTTATCCGGGGGCAGCTCACTTGAAAGAACGATCTTATATAATTCCTCGGTTTCCTCCTTGTTCTGATCCTCATAGGAGTTCTTGAACTCATACAGCAATTCCAGCACGGCCATTTCCGAGATCCTGAACCGGCGGGCCAATGACTTTAATGCCCCGGCCCGAACTTTAACTCTATGAGTAGCCATAAGAGCCGATGCGGCAGAATAGGCCACCATCCTGTTCGGGTCGTCCATCAATGATTCGAGAAAGCCGATCACCTCATCATTAATTAGTTTTGTTTTGCTGAAATAGTTACAAGCTTTGATCTTTTCAATATCTGACCGCGCCTGTAACTGCTTCAGGTGGAAGTTAAAGAGTGGTCCTGCAGAAAGCAGTTCTTTGAGCTTAAGGGCTTCATCACCCTGCAGCTGATCGATCAGATCTTTAATGACC
This genomic window contains:
- a CDS encoding sensor histidine kinase gives rise to the protein MQFSKIFNGRLLMYLIFWAVSFYVCLELFSRNNEIQLIDVIYAFLFHIPMVFAVTVHSLHHIQNFLAKQRFLVYGFMLFFLVIATFFLYEFTFGPLSKWLFPDFYLVGVFSPAEVLGFTLIYLILSSSLEFSRTWFGEIKARTRVAELETEKTLSELKALRAQVNPHFLFNSLNAIYGESLKGSDKTPKLILQLSDMLRYVLDKMDLDKVPLEEEVTYLKNYIDMQKRRLDHPEKVQFNVVGEIAENEISPLLLINFLENCFKHADLQDVNGFITIDLRVNDGSLELSTRNTILKQIDTLDSGTGLGIGNAQKRLELAYPDAYTLNLSDDGTLYELNLRMNLLA
- a CDS encoding LytR/AlgR family response regulator transcription factor, with the translated sequence MKCLIIDDEPAARDILRTYIDDAQELILAGSCANALEARSWLENNDADLLFVDINMPKLSGLSFIKTLSDPPLIILTTAYSEHALDGFELGVIDYLLKPFSFERFLQAVDKAGKQSRQKRSNESPSVTIKADGKLFRVLIKNILCAESKGDYITLHTSDKMITFYSTLTRFLEECPVEDLIRVHRSWLVNLNNIDYVEGNMIRIKEKSIPIGSSYKDEFMERYR
- a CDS encoding YaiO family outer membrane beta-barrel protein, encoding MRHTIALSLIILALGILKTTMAQVSQDPDELYRLARIEAFENKNYPKAIEFAEKALAIAPDYTELKVFLGRVYYWDGMTERALRILSDVIQSAPDQILARSSLADIYIETKQYKEAVRVLKPGIERSPTNTDFLFKAGYAEELAGDQKEAMRYYRQVEELQPTYPFLSDRIKGLGTQQYRWTATTELSYTALSNNFDPWKLGELRISRRTSLGAFGGSFQYGERFRLQDQELELFAYPVINQKTYAYLAAAFSSNEFFPEYRFGTALYRALPNRIEVGLGYNYFSFSAGNVNVINASILKFTTRYRFNARLFYALSEQNNSLTGLLYARRYIQSTNNFIELRAGYGSAAVEFNSAADIDRLNSYEAGIQGQWQFSRRFRGRLDLGYFNEEFRQNTSRNRYQFMISVDYLF
- a CDS encoding glycosyltransferase — encoded protein: MDLKSLIEPILNFLEPLDWFFILYFVFVNLTYIMLVVISLIFVKKQKRYSEVFNLTGLFKSDLYAPISILAPAYNEEMNIVSSIEALLQLQYPDFEVVVINDGSTDDTLMKLIEHFELYSVPIPDHLELEHKPIKSVFKSERYANLKVVDKVNGRKADALNAGINISSKDLICSIDADSILDPTALRKMLKAFVEDENVIAAGGIVRIANGCKVEDYIVKEVGLPKKYLGRIQSVEYLRSFLFGRIGWDYLKSLLIISGAFGVFDRKAVMRVGGYLHDTVGEDMELVVRLHRYFKTRNRTYSIRFLPEPVCWTEVPNEWPVLGRQRNRWQRGLAETLWRHKGMLFNPKYGRLGFLAMPYFLFVELLGPIFEFVGFVYFFLTILAGNVNPVFTTLFLSSAILLGMILSISAVICEEFTYRRYPSVKDVLILTWYAFLENLGFRQIHTWWRFTGLVDFLKGDKEWGEMIRSGLESKKEDKNPKRKPSDMLKQFKLAGYWSVLILIPMLLVLLILSLLIDLSLIPDLFNYLPDRS
- a CDS encoding HEAT repeat domain-containing protein yields the protein MLILLQVSIEQSSQLLLVTFFILIILTLLLLLGSLYLRGSHFAADKKISELENRFYPMVLDHLEGIIPAEKILSSISGKNIEYAVLEKVIKDLIDQLQGDEALKLKELLSAGPLFNFHLKQLQARSDIEKIKACNYFSKTKLINDEVIGFLESLMDDPNRMVAYSAASALMATHRVKVRAGALKSLARRFRISEMAVLELLYEFKNSYEDQNKEETEELYKIVLSSELPPDNRAVIILGTSEINYAGLGELYYQLLKSENQTWNYIKVKEALILAQGYYFNLDATDDLIPYLDDNRPTIKRAAINVLSKFQSPRIIQLLLGHLSEKNPELNLFIIENLMKEGCDGETILAQAPVKDSASLSALINIVEHEMS